Within the Nocardioides aurantiacus genome, the region GAGGTCCCCGACGGCGGGCTGCTGCTCGAGATCGGGAGTCACCAGGGTCGCTCGACCGTCGTGCTCGGCGCGCTCGCGCGCGAGCGCGACGCCCGCGTGGTGGCGGTGGACCCCTTCGTCGACGGCCGTCTGTTCGGGGGCCGACCGACCCGGGAGAAGTTCGAGCGCCACCTCGCCGAGGCCGGGCTGACGCCGACCGTCGAGCTGCTCGCCGACTACAGCACCCGGGCCCGTCCCTCCTGGTCTCGCCCGCTCGACCACCTCTACATCGACGGCAAGCACGACTACTGGACGCTGTCCGACGACCTGCGCTGGACCCGCCACCTCCGCGACCGGGGACCGGTCCTGGTCCACGACTGCTTCTCCAGCATCGGCGTGACGCTCGGGATCCTCGTCCACGTGCTGTTCTCGGGCCGGCTGCGCTACGAGCGCCGGGCGGGCTCCCTGGCGCTGTTCCGCGTCGGGCGACCCTCGCTGCGCGACCGGGCCCGCATCCTCGGCGAGCTGCCGTGGTGGATCCGCAACGTCGCGGTCAAGGTGCTGCTGCGACTGCGGCTGCGCCCCGTGGCCCGGGTGCTCTTCGGTCACCGCGGGCCCTACGACCCCTACTGAGGGTCAGCGGGCGCCGGTCTCCTCGAGACGGTAGATCCGCCGCTCGAGGTGCCCGCCGCGACCGCGGAGCTCGGGCTTGACGACGGCGTCCCACGCGATGCGCGGGGTCCCGCGGCGGCGCCGGGTGCGCCAGGTCAGCGCGCTCGTCACGCCCTGCGCGGCGACCGTCTCCCAGGTCCGGTGGTGACCCTCGGCGCGCATCGCCGCCGCGGCGAACTCCGGGTCCAGCTCACCCTCTACGCGCAGCCGGACCTCGCCGGTCCAGTGGTACTGCACGACCCGGTGCTCGAACCGCTTGTTCAGCACCGCGTCCAGCTCCCGGCGTACGCCGGCACGCTCGATGTAGGCGTCGATCTCGGGGTCGTGGTACGGCGCGGTCTTGGCCGTGAACACGAGCGTCGGCCCCTCCGGCTCGTCCTCGAGCCGGCACCACCACAGGTGGCTGGGGAAGTCGACGATCTTGGCGCTGGCCGCCTCGGGGACCTCGATGTAGCCCGCGGCCGCCACCCGGCTCAGCTCGGCGGCGACGCCCACCGGGTCGGTGACGTGCTCGAGCACGTTGGAGCAGATGGCGTAGGCGAAGGCGTCGTCGGCGAAGGGCATGTCGGCGGCGTCGGCGTCGAAGAGCGGTCGGCTGATCCGCGCCTTCGCGCGCCCCGAGCGCTGGGCACCGTGCTCGGCCCCGGCGAACCGGTCGAGCAGCACGTCGGCGCGCCACGACGGCTTGTCGCCGCTTCCCACGTCGAGCACCAGGTCGTCGTCCCCGACCGGGACCGCGATGCGGCGCTCGTGGAACAGGCGCAACGCCGCCAACCAGGACATGGTCGGTGAGTATGGCAGGTGAACGAGCAGTAACATTCGGCCCATGGAGGGATCTGTCCCGGCCTCGCTGGAGGGTCGTCACGTCGTGCTGTTCAACTGGCGCGATACGGCCAACCCCGAGGGCGGCGGCAGCGAGCGCTACGTCGAGACCATGGCCGCGGGCCTGGTCCGCCACGGCGCCCGGGTGACGGTCTTCTGCGCCGCGCACGCGCACGCGCCGGCCGACGAGGTCGTCGACGGCGTCCGCTTCGTGCGCCGCGGGACCCACGTCGGCATCTACGTCCTCGGGATGCTCCACCTCCTCGGCCGTCGGTTCGGCCGGGTCGACCTCGTCGTGGACGTGCAGAACGGCCTGCCCTTCTTCACCCGGCTGGCCACCCGCCGGCCCGTGGTGGTGCTGGTCCACCACGTGCACCGCGAGCAGTGGCCGGTCGTCTTCCCCGGCCGGCTGGGGCGGGTGGGCTGGTGGATCGAGCGACGCCTCGCCCCGGCGCTCTACCGCACCTCGCAGTACATCGCCGTCTCCCGCGCGACCCGCGGCGAGCTGATGGCCCTCGGCGTGGACCAGCGCCGGATCGCGGTGGTGCACAACGGCACCTCCCCCGCCCCGGCCGTCACGGCCGGCCGCAGCCCGACGCCACTGCTGTGCGTCGTGGGCCGGCTCGTGCCCCACAAGCAGGTCGAGCACGCGATCGACGCGGTGGTCGCGCTGCGGCACCGCCACCCCGACGTGCGCCTCAGCGTGGTCGGGAACGGCTGGTGGGACGAGGACCTCCACAAGTACGTCGCCGAGAGCGGTGCCGGCGACCTCGTCCGCTTCGAGGGCCACGTCGACGAGCAGCGCAAGCACGAGATCCTGGCCGCGTCGTGGCTGATGCTGCTCCCCTCCCTCAAGGAGGGCTGGGGTCTCGTCATCGGCGAGGCCGGCGTCCACGGCGTCCCGACGGTGGCCTACCGCTCGGCGGGCGGGACCCGCGAGTCGATCCGCGACGGACGGTCGGGCGTCCTGGTGGACGACCGCGCGGGCTTCGTCCGGGCGGTCGACGAGCTCCTCGAGGACCCCGCGCTCCGGGAGCGGCTCGGCGACGGTGCCCGCGAGATGTCGCACACCTTCGCCTGGTCACACTCCCAGGACTCCTTCGCCCACGTCCTGGCCGACGTGCTGGCGGGCGAGCGGGTCAGCGTCGAGGACCCCGAGGGCCCCTAGGACCTCTGGTGCAGCCGCACCGCGAACGGCCGTGCGGGTCCGGAGACGACGACAGCGGCTCCGGGGAGCCGCTGAGGTGGTGGAGCAGGAGCCTGCTCGGAGCTACTGGTTGGTGCCGTAGTCCATGACGCTCTGCTCGGGCTGCGACGCCTCGCCGTTGACGCTGCTGACGACGCCGAACGCCGTCGTCACGGCCAGGCCAGCGCCCACCAGCACGGCGATCCCGCCGGCGACCAGTCCCTGCACGATGCGTCTCCACTCCCTCGAGGCCGCTACCACCTAGCGGTCGGCCGCAAAGGTACCACCCGGTAGGCGTTCTGGGTGCACCGAACGACGTGTGCGTCGCCCGTGCCGCGCCACGGCGCCGAGCGCGAGCAGGAGGACGAGCCCGGCCGCCACCCAGGCCCCGGCCACGGGGGCCGCGGGGACGCCGTCGACGCCCTCGGCCACCGGCCCGGGGAGCTCCCAGACCACGAGCAGCCGGCCCTCGTGGACGACGCGGGGGTCGTCGTACGCCGGGGCGGCCAGCGTCGGCACCGCGTCGCCGAGCCGGGCCTGCGCCTCACGGTCCAGGACCACCCACCCGATGCCCTCGGCCCGCAGCCGCCCCGCCACCACGCCGGGCGCACCGCCCCGTTCGAGGACGCGTGCCACCCGCGCGGCACGCGGGTCCTCGCCCGCGACGCGGCGCCCGGAGACGTAGAGGTCGTCGCTCTGCAGGAAGTCGGGGGCCAGGAAGCGGCCCAGGGGGTCGAGCACCCGCCGGCCGCCGTTCCACGACGGCGCGCGGTAGCTGCTGAACGGGAGCAGCAGCACGTCGCCGCCCCCACCGTCCCGGACCGCCACCGCGCGGTCGAGCGCCGCCCGCGCGGCGGCGTGCTCGGCGGGATACTCCACCGGCACCAGCCGGCCGCCCAGGCCCCCGGCGACGTCGGGCGCCAGCGCGACCGGCGCCAGCACCAGCAGCGTCCCGACCGCCAGCCCGGCCGCCGCCGGTCGCACCGCACGGGCGGCCCGGGCCACCCCGAGACCGACGAGCGAGGCCAGCCACGGGCTGAGCAGCGCCACCCACCGGGTGCCGTCGCGGAGCAGGCCGGCACCCGGGACGGCGGACCCGAGCCACGCGACCGCGCCCGGGGAGGCCCACCCCGCCAGCGCCACGACGAGCCCGAGGCCCGCCAGGACCGGCAGCGCGAGCCGCAGCCCCGACCGTTCGTCCCGGCGCCACGCGGACAGTCCCGCGGCACCCAGCGCGAGCAGCAGGACCAGGGCGACGACGGCCGGCCAGCCCTGGCGCGAGGCCGGCACCACCTCGGTGTTCCAGATCCCGCCCAGGCCCAGCACCGCGAGCGGGGCCGGCAGCAGTCCCTCCCCCTGGGCGGCGAAGGCGGCCGCGCCGGCCGGGTCGCCGCGTCCGGCGGTGCCGTGCAACGCGCCCGCCACCACCCAGGGCGCGTTGAGCAGCAGGCCGCCGACGGCCGTGACCAGCACGGTCCGCGGTCCGACCCGCGCGGACGCCACCCCGACGACCGCCGCCACCACCGCCATCACCCCGCCGGCGGGGCTCAGGCTGCCCAGCGCGGTCCAGAGCAGCAGACGACCCACGCTGCCGTCGCCGCGGCCGAGACGCCGGGCCTCGACGAGCAGCCACGGCAGGGCGGCGTACGTCAGGAGCAGGGGCCAGTGGCCGATGCCGAGGCGCTCGGCGACGAACGGGTTCCAGACGTACGCGGTCGTGGCCGCCAGCCGGGCGAGCACCGACGGCGAGGGCACCAGCCGGGCCGCGCCCGCGCCCGCCACGACGAGCGCGAGCAGCAGGACCGCGGGCTGCAGCAGCGACCCCGGGACGACCTCGTCGACGAGGGCCACCAGGGCGTCGGAGGGCACCGCCCGCGGCAGCGACGACCCCAGGCCCCAGGAGTCCGGTCGCAGCGCCAGGTCGGGGACGAACACCATGTCGTAGGCGAGCACGTGACCCGGCGTGACCGCCGGCCCGAGGAACAGCCCGGCGAGCAGCCAGGGCCACAGCCGCACGGCCCACCGCCCCACCGCCACGTCGGCTCCTCCCCTCGACCCACCGGTCCCCCGGACGGGCGCCCCGATCCAACCACCTGCGCCCCGGGCCACGGCTGCCCCCGTAGTCTCGACGGGTGACCGAGCAGCCCGAGACCCGGGACGACTGGACCCGCGGGGGCAGCGTCATCGCCGTGGCCATGGCGGTCATGAACGTCAC harbors:
- a CDS encoding glycosyltransferase family 4 protein → MEGSVPASLEGRHVVLFNWRDTANPEGGGSERYVETMAAGLVRHGARVTVFCAAHAHAPADEVVDGVRFVRRGTHVGIYVLGMLHLLGRRFGRVDLVVDVQNGLPFFTRLATRRPVVVLVHHVHREQWPVVFPGRLGRVGWWIERRLAPALYRTSQYIAVSRATRGELMALGVDQRRIAVVHNGTSPAPAVTAGRSPTPLLCVVGRLVPHKQVEHAIDAVVALRHRHPDVRLSVVGNGWWDEDLHKYVAESGAGDLVRFEGHVDEQRKHEILAASWLMLLPSLKEGWGLVIGEAGVHGVPTVAYRSAGGTRESIRDGRSGVLVDDRAGFVRAVDELLEDPALRERLGDGAREMSHTFAWSHSQDSFAHVLADVLAGERVSVEDPEGP
- a CDS encoding class I SAM-dependent methyltransferase, with product MSWLAALRLFHERRIAVPVGDDDLVLDVGSGDKPSWRADVLLDRFAGAEHGAQRSGRAKARISRPLFDADAADMPFADDAFAYAICSNVLEHVTDPVGVAAELSRVAAAGYIEVPEAASAKIVDFPSHLWWCRLEDEPEGPTLVFTAKTAPYHDPEIDAYIERAGVRRELDAVLNKRFEHRVVQYHWTGEVRLRVEGELDPEFAAAAMRAEGHHRTWETVAAQGVTSALTWRTRRRRGTPRIAWDAVVKPELRGRGGHLERRIYRLEETGAR
- a CDS encoding class I SAM-dependent methyltransferase; this encodes MQHRAAPGFQAAWEVADRIPGWLTEAQARLLWETAEEVPDGGLLLEIGSHQGRSTVVLGALARERDARVVAVDPFVDGRLFGGRPTREKFERHLAEAGLTPTVELLADYSTRARPSWSRPLDHLYIDGKHDYWTLSDDLRWTRHLRDRGPVLVHDCFSSIGVTLGILVHVLFSGRLRYERRAGSLALFRVGRPSLRDRARILGELPWWIRNVAVKVLLRLRLRPVARVLFGHRGPYDPY